ACAGATGCGTGATGTGTCCGTCATCTTGGACTGGACACCGAACACGAATCACACTGGACTGTTCGTCGCCCAGGAAAAAGGCTACTTCGCGGACGCCGGATTGAATGTGGACATCATGGGCTTCTCCAAGTCAGGTGTTGACGCTGTCCTCAGCGCGAAGGGCGCTGATTTTGGAATCTCGGGAGCAGATGCACTGGCATCGGCTCACGCCGCCAACCTTGGGCTGACGATGGTGCTGAATATTCAGCAAAAGTCCTCCTATGGCGTGGGAGTTCTGGAAGATTCGGGGATCACCCGTCCAAAAGATCTGGACGGCAAGACAATTGCAGACTACTCGGGCGATTCGGCCCATATCTCCACCCAGATGATGATTCAGCACGATGGCGGAACAGGCGAATTTGACCGCGTCATTGTGGGCGCGCAGGCGATGGCGGCTCTGGAATCAGGCCAGGCGGATTTTGCTGAGGTTCTCAGCACGTGGGAGGCAATTGAGGCAGAACTGTCGGGCACCAAGCTGCACATGTTCCAGCCCGCCGACTATGACGTTCCCACCACTCCGGCAATGATCGGCATTTCGACGCGCAACGACTTGATCGAATCGGATCCCGACCTTGTCCGCGCCTTCGTGCAGGCAGCACAAAAGGGCTACGAGTTCGCCAAGGATAACCCCGATGAAGCGGCGAAAATTCTGGTCGATGCCAACCCACAGGCCAAACTTGATCCCGAACTGGTCACCCGCAGCCAGGAAATACTCTCCACACAGTATTGGCCTGATTCAAAGGGTGGTGTGGGCTTTGCCGACATTGATCGCTGGAACACCTACCTGGCATTCATTGTCGAGCAGGGCCTCGTGTATGACGAGAAGGGGACTGCGGTCACCGAACCGATCGCAGCTGACGACATCGTCACCAATGAGTTCGTGAAGTAACAGATGCCCGCGAGGTACCGCACCGCCGTCTCTGCACGTGAGCGCGACCAACACCACCGGGGCAGTTTCATGCCCGCACTGATGTTTGTGGTGTTGCTCCTGTGCGCGTGGGAGGTGGCGGTGCGCGCGTTCAACGTCAACGAACGCCTTATGCCGGCGCCCTCGACGATTATCCACGCCGGCTTTGATGATGCGCCCAATGTCTGGGAAGCCACCAGGATCACCGCCCTTGAAGTTGGCCTGGGAACGGTGCTTGCACTCGTGTGCGGTGTGAGCCTGGCTTTCATCATCTTTGCGATTCGCCCGATCGGTCGTGTCGCCATCCCTGTTCTCATCATCTCGCAGACCATTCCGGTCGTCGCTATTGCGCCGCTGCTCATTATCTGGTTCGGCTTCGGTATCACGTCGAAAGTACTGCTGGTCGGATTGTTCGGGCTTTTCCCGATCGTGGTGCCGCTGGCGCGCGGACTGGCATCGCCCAGCAGAGACCAGATTGACGTGGCCACGACCTTGGGCGCATCGAAATGGTGGATACTCACGCATGTGCGCATGCCCGCTGCGGCCGCAGTGTTCATGTCCGGGCTACGTATCACCGTCACCTACGGGCCGGCTACGGCAGCGACTGCTGAGTTTGTCGGAGCGCGCAATGGCTTGGGAATCTACCTGCTGACCGCGCAATCCTCGTTTCGCACCGAGCTGGTCTTTGTCGGCGCAGCAGTGTTGACGGCGATGACACTGGTGCTGTACGGCGTTGTTGCTCTGGCCGAACGCATTGCGTTTCCCTGGAAAGCGGTGACACATGCTTCACATCAATGACGTCAGTAAACAATTCCAGGTCCCGCCCACTCTGGCCCTCGATCGCATTTCAGCCACTCTGTACCCACATCAGACTGTGGCAATCGTCGGGCCATCAGGATGTGGCAAGTCCACGCTGCTGCGTATCGTGTCCGGCCTGGATCACGCCACGAGCGGCCAGCTCGAATGGCAGGTGGATAACCCGCACGTCGCACTGATGCCGCAAAACGACGGTCTGTTTCAGTGGCGCACTGTTGTTGACAACGTCGCATTGCCGCTGTTCATCCACAAACTACCCCCGGCCACGGCACGGCAGGCCGCCCTCGACCTTCTCGCTCAGT
The sequence above is a segment of the Schaalia radingae genome. Coding sequences within it:
- a CDS encoding ABC transporter permease; translated protein: MPARYRTAVSARERDQHHRGSFMPALMFVVLLLCAWEVAVRAFNVNERLMPAPSTIIHAGFDDAPNVWEATRITALEVGLGTVLALVCGVSLAFIIFAIRPIGRVAIPVLIISQTIPVVAIAPLLIIWFGFGITSKVLLVGLFGLFPIVVPLARGLASPSRDQIDVATTLGASKWWILTHVRMPAAAAVFMSGLRITVTYGPATAATAEFVGARNGLGIYLLTAQSSFRTELVFVGAAVLTAMTLVLYGVVALAERIAFPWKAVTHASHQ
- a CDS encoding ABC transporter substrate-binding protein, whose translation is MKTTRLLPLLLSVAMLGACSSGGSSDMSSADQSGADATGQSASQASGQMRDVSVILDWTPNTNHTGLFVAQEKGYFADAGLNVDIMGFSKSGVDAVLSAKGADFGISGADALASAHAANLGLTMVLNIQQKSSYGVGVLEDSGITRPKDLDGKTIADYSGDSAHISTQMMIQHDGGTGEFDRVIVGAQAMAALESGQADFAEVLSTWEAIEAELSGTKLHMFQPADYDVPTTPAMIGISTRNDLIESDPDLVRAFVQAAQKGYEFAKDNPDEAAKILVDANPQAKLDPELVTRSQEILSTQYWPDSKGGVGFADIDRWNTYLAFIVEQGLVYDEKGTAVTEPIAADDIVTNEFVK